The Pedobacter roseus genome contains a region encoding:
- the clpP gene encoding ATP-dependent Clp endopeptidase proteolytic subunit ClpP: MNIDSQEFRKFAVKHQGIGGLHVDKFIAQANLDPKSMTPYIIEERQLNVAQMDVFSRLMMDRIIFLGDAIYDQNANIIQAQLLFLQSADADRDIQIYINSPGGSVYAGLGIYDTMQYIQPDVATICTGMAASMGAVLLVAGAKGKRAALPHSRVMIHQPSGGAQGVASDMEINLREMLKLKKELYDIISEHSGQTYDWVEKASDRDYWMTADEAKGFGMVDEVLSRNAKKDGETK; the protein is encoded by the coding sequence ATGAACATAGATTCACAAGAATTCAGAAAATTTGCCGTTAAACATCAGGGGATTGGCGGTTTACACGTAGATAAATTTATTGCTCAGGCTAATTTAGACCCTAAGAGCATGACGCCATATATTATTGAAGAACGCCAGTTGAACGTAGCACAAATGGATGTTTTTTCAAGATTAATGATGGACCGTATTATCTTTTTAGGTGATGCCATTTACGATCAGAATGCTAACATCATCCAGGCGCAGTTGTTGTTTTTACAATCAGCAGATGCAGATAGAGACATTCAGATCTATATTAACTCGCCAGGTGGTTCGGTTTACGCTGGTTTAGGTATTTACGATACCATGCAGTATATCCAGCCTGATGTAGCTACAATTTGTACCGGAATGGCAGCATCAATGGGTGCCGTATTGTTAGTGGCAGGTGCAAAAGGAAAACGTGCTGCATTGCCTCACTCAAGAGTGATGATCCACCAGCCATCAGGAGGTGCACAAGGTGTGGCATCTGATATGGAGATCAACTTAAGAGAAATGTTGAAATTGAAAAAAGAATTATACGATATTATTTCAGAACACTCTGGTCAAACTTATGATTGGGTAGAGAAAGCTTCAGATCGCGATTACTGGATGACTGCCGATGAGGCAAAAGGGTTTGGTATGGTTGATGAAGTATTATCGAGAAACGCAAAGAAAGATGGCGAAACAAAATAA
- a CDS encoding four helix bundle protein — MAQFKFQSLEVWQLSIALTDKLLDIADRLSVDKKYRFAEQLNGAALSISNNIAEGSGSVSNKEFAHYLNIAHRSTFENANILVVLERRKYISDIELNDYLEELDKLARKLTNFRKYLLK; from the coding sequence ATGGCACAATTTAAATTTCAATCGCTCGAAGTTTGGCAGTTATCAATCGCGTTAACTGATAAATTACTAGATATAGCTGACCGATTGTCAGTTGATAAAAAGTATAGATTTGCAGAGCAGCTCAATGGGGCTGCTCTTAGCATATCCAATAATATTGCCGAGGGATCAGGTTCAGTCTCCAATAAGGAATTCGCTCATTATCTGAATATTGCGCATCGATCCACCTTTGAGAATGCAAATATTTTAGTAGTTTTAGAACGTAGAAAATATATTTCTGACATAGAACTGAATGATTATCTGGAGGAATTAGATAAATTGGCACGGAAATTAACCAACTTCAGGAAATATTTATTAAAATAA
- a CDS encoding DUF2975 domain-containing protein — protein MKTQNQIMLIKLGYILTLITVVLFSLTDMARGFEDGYADGGNGGVFGLIHGTLILIISFFCLRVLLYLYRFIDSVQVGNVFSEENTSRLKRMGWYCTAIPFLLFIFNAMDYVRASGNDENLTLKIIQNVDFQFWLLIFGLTLLTIAFVFKKGIELKQEHDLTV, from the coding sequence ATGAAAACGCAAAATCAAATTATGCTTATTAAACTGGGGTACATACTTACGCTCATAACCGTAGTTCTATTTTCGCTCACAGATATGGCCCGTGGTTTTGAAGATGGTTATGCTGACGGGGGAAATGGAGGGGTATTTGGTTTGATACATGGTACCCTTATTCTGATCATTTCTTTTTTCTGCTTAAGGGTATTGTTATACTTGTACCGCTTTATCGATTCGGTACAGGTGGGTAATGTTTTTAGTGAAGAAAATACAAGCCGTTTAAAGCGGATGGGCTGGTACTGTACTGCGATTCCATTTTTGCTGTTTATTTTTAATGCAATGGATTATGTTCGCGCATCAGGTAATGATGAAAATTTAACACTTAAAATCATTCAAAATGTAGATTTTCAATTCTGGTTGTTAATTTTTGGTTTAACGCTTTTAACCATAGCTTTTGTATTTAAAAAGGGTATTGAACTTAAACAAGAGCACGATTTAACGGTTTAA
- a CDS encoding ferritin-like domain-containing protein: protein MKTQTSAYWTNHFLNNSKINRIDWTLKPEISDSEKQNILKSLQAWQLGETSEGKHLINASNKYAKAINDEEYLNAVKLFIKEEQKHGNNLGKYLDLIGEQRIKKDWGDSLFRKIRYFNTNMELWTIAVITVESTAQIFYQALKDATNCTLLKQICTDILIDEASHITFQKERLYIIFSQKNSFSKWISYHAYSCFFICTSLVVWLAHKKLFKTGKLNFYSFISKMRLKLKKVAGKTVLFEHEKVFNPKILIKQNSYN from the coding sequence ATGAAAACACAAACCTCAGCATATTGGACCAATCATTTCTTAAATAACAGCAAAATCAATAGGATTGATTGGACACTTAAGCCGGAAATTTCGGATTCAGAAAAACAAAATATCCTAAAATCGCTACAGGCCTGGCAGCTTGGCGAAACATCAGAAGGAAAGCATTTAATTAATGCTTCGAACAAATATGCAAAGGCCATCAACGATGAAGAGTACCTGAATGCTGTTAAACTTTTTATTAAAGAAGAGCAAAAACATGGCAATAACTTAGGAAAATACCTCGATCTAATTGGAGAACAGAGAATTAAAAAAGATTGGGGAGATAGCTTATTCCGGAAGATAAGATACTTTAATACAAATATGGAGCTTTGGACAATTGCCGTAATCACGGTTGAGAGTACAGCTCAAATATTTTATCAGGCATTAAAAGATGCGACAAATTGCACTTTGTTAAAACAGATCTGTACCGATATCTTAATTGATGAAGCTTCACACATTACTTTTCAAAAAGAACGTCTGTACATTATTTTTAGCCAAAAAAATTCTTTTTCAAAGTGGATTTCCTATCATGCCTATTCTTGCTTTTTCATCTGCACGAGTTTGGTAGTTTGGTTAGCTCACAAAAAATTATTTAAAACGGGTAAGCTTAACTTTTACAGCTTCATCAGTAAAATGAGGCTTAAACTTAAAAAAGTAGCGGGCAAAACTGTTTTATTCGAACACGAAAAAGTTTTTAATCCAAAAATCTTAATAAAACAAAACTCGTATAATTAA
- the tig gene encoding trigger factor: protein MNITQEKTGNLNAVVKIKIAPADYTGKVEKAIKDQAKKAQLPGFRKGMVPAAHIKKMYGKSILVEEVNNLLNDTLSNYIAEQKLEILGQPLPKMDDEREFKWDNTDDFEFDYELGLAPAFDVNVSSKDKFTEYVVKADKETLESRIKNIRRSYGKMTNPEVSADDDVLYAELTQVGADGAAVEGGITSTATIRLDQVKDKKILKSLIGLKKDDEVTIDIQKALEDAAVISKALNISEDEAAELKANFKLHVKNVNRLEESDLNQEFFDKLFGEGVVTDEAGFKAKITEEVESMFKQDAERKLSNDIYEALLVKHNFELPDEFLRRWLKATNEKLTDEELAEGYDDFAKNLKWTLIENKIIKDNSIEIKYEDVVQAAKAKLDAQFRMYSPSPLPEDQLAQYAVQFLQDKENANRVFEEVKALKTFEQIKSIVTLEQKDIDYDKFMALVEKK, encoded by the coding sequence ATATTACACAGGAAAAAACCGGCAACTTAAATGCTGTTGTAAAAATCAAGATCGCACCTGCTGATTACACTGGAAAAGTAGAGAAAGCTATTAAAGATCAAGCTAAAAAAGCACAATTACCTGGTTTCCGTAAAGGAATGGTTCCTGCTGCCCACATTAAAAAAATGTATGGCAAAAGTATCCTGGTAGAAGAGGTTAACAATTTGTTAAACGATACCCTGTCAAACTACATTGCTGAGCAAAAGTTAGAAATTTTAGGTCAGCCACTTCCTAAAATGGACGATGAGCGCGAATTTAAATGGGATAACACTGATGATTTCGAATTTGATTACGAGTTAGGTTTAGCGCCTGCTTTTGATGTAAACGTATCATCAAAAGATAAATTTACCGAGTACGTGGTTAAAGCTGATAAAGAAACTTTAGAAAGCCGTATCAAAAATATCCGTCGTAGCTATGGTAAAATGACAAATCCTGAGGTTTCGGCTGATGATGATGTTTTATATGCCGAATTAACTCAGGTAGGTGCTGATGGAGCTGCTGTAGAAGGTGGTATTACCAGCACGGCAACTATCCGTTTGGATCAGGTAAAAGATAAAAAAATCCTTAAATCGTTAATCGGTTTAAAGAAAGATGATGAAGTTACCATCGATATCCAGAAAGCCCTGGAAGATGCTGCGGTAATTTCAAAAGCTTTAAATATTTCGGAAGATGAAGCTGCTGAGTTAAAAGCAAATTTCAAACTTCACGTTAAAAACGTAAACCGTTTAGAAGAGTCAGACTTGAACCAGGAGTTTTTTGATAAATTATTTGGCGAAGGTGTAGTTACAGATGAAGCTGGTTTCAAAGCAAAAATTACTGAAGAAGTAGAAAGCATGTTTAAACAAGATGCTGAGCGTAAATTATCGAATGATATTTATGAAGCATTATTAGTTAAACATAACTTCGAATTGCCAGATGAGTTTTTACGTCGTTGGTTAAAAGCAACCAACGAAAAATTAACCGACGAAGAATTGGCAGAAGGTTATGATGATTTCGCTAAAAACCTAAAATGGACTTTAATCGAAAACAAAATCATTAAAGACAATAGCATCGAAATTAAATACGAGGATGTAGTTCAGGCGGCTAAAGCAAAATTAGACGCACAGTTCAGAATGTATAGCCCAAGTCCACTTCCTGAAGATCAATTGGCACAGTATGCTGTTCAGTTTTTACAGGATAAAGAAAATGCAAACCGTGTTTTCGAAGAGGTAAAAGCATTAAAAACTTTTGAGCAGATCAAATCTATTGTTACTTTAGAACAAAAAGATATTGATTACGATAAGTTTATGGCGCTAGTGGAGAAAAAATAA
- a CDS encoding DUF4153 domain-containing protein — MKNKSNLLLFSALLGGLLFTFLFWKERLALNLLIYSIYLLIVTFINPDVVKSTKLKIYGLAHLLAAVLVVVNNSDLSVVTYYISLLIFIGFAHNQQLRTVFTAFAAVILQLVTVPFNAIQQLSMVSVGSFKLKPLFTLIKYLFIPVIIVTIFACLYAAASNVFAHYAEETLTYIGNFFQNILHFFFKDLSIERIMHFCFGLVLTSGLLLAFFDKSLERAELKCKEQLVRIRRSLGQKTIWYHIVQTFTGNLLTRKMALKTEYIVGIISFTALNLLLLMLNAIDITTLWFGYEPSGNFSGELHQGTNSLIFSIVMAMAVILYYFRGNLNFYHKSKTLRLLAYTWIVQNFILIISVYIRDGYYIEFHGLTHKRIGVLVFATLCIIGLATVYFKVAKQKTIFYLFKVNGNIWFVLLLTFTLINWDVLIAKYNLTHETSIALDADYLLSLSEKTLPILDKNRKTLLSHSFIPKGEIIVSSTNDQILTRLDNRIEYFKERYKTTSWLSWNLQDWNTAEYFGLNK; from the coding sequence ATGAAAAATAAATCAAACCTCTTGCTATTTTCTGCCTTGTTGGGCGGTCTGCTATTTACCTTTTTGTTTTGGAAAGAGCGCTTAGCCCTTAATTTGCTCATTTATAGCATTTACCTGTTGATCGTTACTTTTATCAACCCAGATGTAGTGAAAAGCACCAAACTCAAAATTTATGGGCTGGCGCACTTACTGGCAGCAGTGCTGGTAGTTGTTAATAATTCGGATTTATCAGTGGTTACTTATTACATCAGCTTATTGATATTTATCGGCTTTGCCCATAATCAACAGCTCAGAACAGTTTTTACCGCCTTTGCCGCAGTAATATTACAGCTGGTTACTGTTCCTTTTAATGCGATACAACAATTAAGTATGGTTAGCGTAGGTAGTTTTAAACTAAAGCCCTTATTTACCTTGATCAAATATCTGTTTATTCCGGTGATCATCGTAACTATATTTGCCTGTTTATATGCCGCGGCCAGTAATGTTTTTGCTCATTACGCGGAGGAAACGCTCACCTACATTGGAAATTTCTTCCAAAATATACTTCATTTCTTTTTCAAGGATTTAAGTATCGAACGCATTATGCATTTCTGTTTTGGCTTGGTTTTAACAAGCGGTTTATTGCTGGCATTTTTTGATAAAAGCCTCGAAAGAGCAGAGTTGAAATGTAAAGAACAATTGGTACGGATCAGAAGAAGCTTAGGTCAGAAAACAATATGGTACCATATCGTACAAACATTCACCGGCAACTTGTTAACAAGAAAAATGGCATTAAAAACAGAGTACATCGTGGGTATCATTTCGTTCACCGCGCTTAACCTGCTATTGCTGATGTTAAATGCCATCGATATTACCACACTTTGGTTTGGCTATGAACCTTCAGGCAATTTCTCGGGAGAACTGCACCAGGGCACAAATTCATTGATATTTAGCATTGTAATGGCCATGGCAGTAATTCTCTATTATTTTAGAGGGAACTTAAACTTTTACCATAAAAGCAAAACGCTAAGGCTATTAGCCTATACCTGGATTGTTCAGAATTTTATCCTGATCATATCGGTATACATTCGTGATGGTTATTATATCGAATTTCATGGTTTAACCCATAAACGAATTGGCGTACTGGTATTTGCCACCCTTTGTATCATTGGTTTGGCAACGGTTTATTTCAAGGTGGCCAAACAGAAAACCATATTCTATCTTTTCAAGGTAAATGGAAATATCTGGTTTGTGCTGTTGTTGACTTTTACCCTTATTAATTGGGATGTTTTAATTGCAAAATATAATCTGACACACGAGACATCGATTGCTTTAGATGCTGATTACCTGCTTTCTTTATCAGAAAAAACACTGCCAATATTGGATAAAAACCGCAAGACCTTATTATCGCATTCTTTCATTCCAAAAGGGGAAATAATTGTAAGCTCAACAAACGATCAGATCTTAACCCGTCTCGATAACAGAATTGAATATTTCAAAGAGCGTTACAAAACAACAAGCTGGTTATCATGGAACTTACAGGACTGGAATACGGCTGAGTATTTTGGATTGAATAAATAA
- the clpX gene encoding ATP-dependent Clp protease ATP-binding subunit ClpX, whose protein sequence is MAKQNKESRCSFCHSGKHETLMLIEGMDAFICDKCVTQANQLLAQELGTKGTKNIQEAINLLKPLEIKQHLDQYVIGQDDAKKVLSVAVYNHYKRLNQKVDKDEIEIEKSNIMLVGETGTGKTLLAKTIAKILHVPFCICDATVLTEAGYVGEDVESILTRLLQAADYDVTAAERGIVYIDEVDKVARKSDNPSITRDVSGEGVQQALLKILEGTVVNVPPQGGRKHPDQKMIPVNTNNILFICGGAFDGIERKIANRLRTQAVGYKVKKDETVLDLKNLYKYITPQDLKSFGLIPELIGRIPVLSHLNPLDKESLRNILTAPKNSLIKQYVKLFAYEDVKLVFDEDVLNFIVDKAMEYKLGARGLRSICEAIMLDAMFDTPTQTDVKELHINLDYAIEKFEKADFKKLQAA, encoded by the coding sequence ATGGCGAAACAAAATAAAGAATCCCGTTGCTCATTCTGCCATTCTGGCAAGCATGAAACTTTAATGTTGATTGAAGGCATGGATGCATTTATCTGCGATAAATGTGTTACCCAGGCCAATCAGTTGCTTGCGCAGGAATTAGGAACCAAAGGGACAAAAAATATTCAGGAGGCGATAAACTTATTAAAGCCTCTTGAAATTAAACAACATCTTGATCAGTATGTAATTGGTCAGGATGATGCTAAAAAGGTACTTTCCGTTGCTGTTTACAACCATTACAAACGTTTAAATCAAAAAGTTGATAAAGACGAGATAGAGATTGAAAAATCGAATATCATGTTGGTGGGCGAAACCGGAACAGGTAAAACGCTTTTGGCTAAAACCATTGCGAAGATTTTGCATGTGCCTTTCTGTATCTGCGATGCAACTGTTTTAACAGAAGCAGGTTACGTAGGTGAAGATGTGGAGAGTATTTTAACACGTTTGCTTCAGGCTGCAGATTATGATGTAACTGCTGCAGAGCGTGGTATTGTATATATCGATGAGGTAGATAAAGTGGCACGTAAAAGCGATAATCCATCCATTACCCGCGATGTATCAGGTGAAGGTGTTCAGCAGGCTTTATTAAAGATTTTAGAAGGTACGGTAGTTAACGTTCCACCTCAGGGCGGACGTAAGCACCCGGACCAGAAAATGATCCCGGTAAACACCAATAACATCTTATTTATCTGCGGTGGAGCCTTTGATGGTATCGAACGCAAAATTGCTAATCGTTTACGTACCCAGGCTGTAGGATATAAAGTAAAGAAAGATGAGACCGTATTGGATCTTAAAAATCTTTATAAGTATATTACACCTCAGGATTTAAAATCTTTTGGGCTAATTCCAGAATTAATTGGTCGTATACCAGTTCTTTCTCACTTAAACCCACTGGATAAAGAATCTTTAAGAAACATTTTAACTGCACCTAAAAATTCATTGATCAAGCAATATGTTAAGCTTTTTGCTTATGAAGACGTTAAGCTTGTTTTTGATGAGGATGTTTTAAATTTTATTGTAGATAAAGCAATGGAATATAAATTGGGAGCGCGTGGTTTAAGATCAATTTGTGAAGCGATTATGTTGGATGCGATGTTTGATACACCAACGCAGACGGATGTCAAGGAGTTGCATATCAATCTCGATTACGCGATAGAGAAATTTGAAAAGGCCGATTTTAAAAAGCTTCAGGCCGCTTAA
- the sucC gene encoding ADP-forming succinate--CoA ligase subunit beta, which translates to MNIHEYQGKQILKSFGVNVQEGIVADTPEQAVEAAKQLKVDYNSDWVVIKAQIHAGGRGKGGGVKLAKNLDEVKQRATDIIGMQLVTPQTGPEGKLVSKVLVAQDVYYPGASETKEFYISVLLDRAKGRNIIMYSTEGGMDIEEVAEHTPHLIFKEEIDPKVGLQGFQARKIAFNLGVSGAAHKEMVKFVTALYKAYEATDSSMFEINPVLKTSDDKVIAVDAKVNLDENALFRHPDYAAMRDVTEEDPMEVEASASNLNFVNLDGNVGCMVNGAGLAMATMDIIKLAGGEPANFLDVGGTANAQTVKAAFNIILKDPNVKAILINIFGGIVRCDRVAQGVIDAYKEIGNIPVPIICRLQGTNAEEAKKLIDESGLQVYSAIALKEAADLVTKVLAEQA; encoded by the coding sequence ATGAATATTCACGAATACCAGGGTAAACAGATATTAAAAAGTTTCGGTGTTAACGTTCAAGAAGGAATTGTTGCCGATACTCCTGAGCAAGCTGTTGAGGCTGCTAAACAACTGAAAGTAGATTACAATTCTGACTGGGTTGTAATTAAAGCGCAAATCCACGCTGGTGGTCGCGGTAAAGGTGGAGGTGTTAAATTAGCCAAAAACCTTGATGAAGTTAAACAACGTGCAACCGATATTATTGGCATGCAATTAGTAACTCCTCAAACCGGCCCGGAAGGTAAATTAGTGAGTAAAGTTTTAGTGGCTCAGGATGTTTATTATCCAGGTGCGTCTGAAACTAAAGAATTCTACATTTCTGTATTGTTAGATCGTGCTAAAGGCCGTAACATCATCATGTACAGTACCGAAGGTGGTATGGATATCGAAGAAGTTGCTGAGCATACACCACATTTAATCTTCAAAGAAGAAATCGACCCTAAAGTTGGTTTACAAGGCTTCCAGGCACGTAAAATTGCTTTTAACTTAGGTGTTAGCGGAGCTGCACATAAAGAAATGGTTAAATTTGTAACTGCTTTATACAAAGCTTACGAAGCTACCGATTCTTCAATGTTCGAAATCAATCCGGTATTAAAAACTTCTGATGATAAAGTAATTGCAGTTGATGCTAAAGTTAATTTAGATGAAAACGCTTTATTCCGTCACCCTGATTATGCAGCAATGCGTGATGTGACCGAAGAAGATCCAATGGAAGTTGAAGCAAGTGCTTCTAACCTAAACTTTGTTAACCTTGATGGTAACGTAGGTTGTATGGTTAACGGTGCTGGTTTAGCAATGGCTACCATGGATATCATTAAATTAGCTGGTGGCGAACCTGCAAACTTCTTAGACGTTGGTGGAACTGCAAATGCACAAACAGTTAAAGCGGCTTTCAACATCATTTTGAAAGACCCTAACGTTAAAGCTATTTTGATTAACATTTTTGGTGGTATTGTTCGTTGCGACCGTGTTGCCCAAGGTGTAATCGATGCTTATAAAGAAATCGGTAACATTCCTGTGCCAATTATCTGCCGTTTACAAGGTACAAATGCCGAAGAAGCTAAAAAATTAATTGATGAGTCTGGCTTACAGGTTTACTCTGCAATTGCTTTAAAAGAAGCAGCAGATTTAGTAACTAAAGTATTGGCTGAACAAGCATAG
- a CDS encoding helix-turn-helix domain-containing protein: MPIIINLDVMLARRKMSLTELSERVGITMSNLSILKTGKAKAIRLETLESICAVLDCQPGDILEFRAE, translated from the coding sequence ATGCCAATAATAATCAACTTAGATGTAATGCTTGCCCGGCGTAAAATGTCGCTTACTGAATTAAGTGAGCGGGTAGGAATTACGATGTCTAATTTATCGATATTGAAAACAGGTAAGGCGAAGGCGATCCGTTTGGAGACGTTAGAATCTATCTGTGCGGTTCTGGATTGCCAGCCTGGTGATATTTTGGAATTCCGTGCTGAGTAA
- a CDS encoding ATP-binding cassette domain-containing protein, whose amino-acid sequence MQELSIDSVNQSFANREVLSSVYLNCKIGEVVGLLGRNGSGKSTLLKIIFGSVKANFKYLSINNKIYDKGYLSRNLSYLPQDNFIPNQITVLQAINTFCKKRQAELTQIDFVINHLKAKFYNLSGGERRFMECLLMIYSDTDYILLDEPFSQLSPLWIEELKKHINKAKADKGFIITDHYYQSILDISDRIVLLHNKCNYTINHENDLVTHGYLLGFTA is encoded by the coding sequence ATGCAGGAACTTTCTATCGACAGTGTTAACCAATCTTTTGCAAACCGCGAAGTATTAAGCAGCGTTTACCTAAACTGTAAAATTGGCGAAGTAGTTGGTTTATTGGGTAGGAATGGATCAGGTAAATCCACCTTATTAAAAATTATTTTTGGAAGTGTAAAAGCAAACTTCAAATACCTTAGTATAAATAATAAAATATATGATAAAGGTTACTTATCCAGGAACCTGTCTTATTTGCCCCAAGATAATTTTATTCCAAACCAGATCACTGTTTTACAAGCCATTAATACCTTTTGCAAAAAACGACAAGCTGAATTAACGCAAATTGACTTTGTGATTAATCATTTAAAGGCCAAATTCTATAATTTATCCGGCGGAGAACGCAGGTTTATGGAATGTTTGTTAATGATTTACAGCGATACGGATTATATACTTCTTGATGAGCCTTTCTCGCAATTATCGCCATTATGGATAGAAGAGTTAAAAAAGCATATTAATAAAGCAAAAGCAGATAAAGGCTTTATTATTACTGATCATTATTACCAATCTATTTTAGATATTTCTGACAGGATTGTGCTGCTGCATAACAAATGCAATTACACCATCAATCATGAAAATGACCTGGTAACGCATGGCTACCTACTTGGCTTTACAGCTTAA
- a CDS encoding AMP nucleosidase, translated as MNEEKDIKKDEEIVEKSKKIKEVESPVKSGLKSKDEIVKNWLPRYTGRPLDQFGDYILLTNFSKYVSMFSEWNDNAPIMGLDKPMQSVTANGITIINFGMGSPLAATMMDLLTAIKPKAVLFLGKCGGLKKKNQLGDLILPIAAIRGEGTSNDYLPAEVPALPAFALQKAISTTIRDHGRDYWTGTCYTTNRRVWEHDKEFKKYLKTLRAMAVDMETATIFTTAFANKIPAGALLLVSDQPMIPEGVKTAESDSSVTEKYVETHLRIGIDSLKQLINNGLTVKHLLF; from the coding sequence ATGAACGAAGAAAAAGACATAAAAAAAGACGAAGAAATCGTAGAAAAATCGAAAAAAATTAAAGAAGTAGAATCTCCCGTTAAATCTGGATTAAAATCCAAAGATGAAATTGTTAAAAACTGGTTGCCACGTTACACCGGCCGCCCATTAGATCAATTTGGTGATTATATCTTACTGACCAATTTCAGTAAATATGTAAGCATGTTTTCGGAGTGGAACGATAACGCCCCGATTATGGGTTTAGATAAACCTATGCAGAGCGTTACCGCGAATGGAATCACCATTATTAACTTTGGTATGGGAAGTCCGTTGGCAGCAACCATGATGGATTTATTAACGGCTATCAAACCGAAAGCTGTTTTGTTTTTGGGTAAATGTGGTGGTTTAAAAAAGAAAAACCAATTGGGTGATTTAATCCTGCCAATTGCGGCCATTAGGGGAGAAGGTACATCAAACGATTATCTTCCGGCAGAAGTACCTGCATTGCCAGCTTTCGCCTTGCAGAAAGCGATTTCTACCACCATCCGCGATCATGGAAGAGATTACTGGACCGGAACCTGTTATACCACCAACCGTAGGGTTTGGGAGCATGATAAAGAATTTAAAAAATATTTAAAAACTTTACGTGCAATGGCTGTAGATATGGAAACTGCTACTATTTTTACGACTGCATTTGCCAATAAAATCCCTGCTGGTGCATTGCTTTTGGTTTCTGATCAGCCGATGATCCCTGAGGGTGTAAAAACTGCAGAAAGCGACAGCAGCGTTACCGAAAAATATGTAGAAACGCATTTACGCATTGGCATCGATTCATTGAAACAATTGATCAACAATGGATTGACTGTGAAACATTTGTTGTTTTAA
- a CDS encoding sigma-70 family RNA polymerase sigma factor — protein sequence MRQLKITQSITNRESQSLDKYLHEIGKVDLITAEEEVILARKIREGDQAALERLTKTNLRFVVSVAKQYQNQGLTLGDLINEGNLGLIKAAKRFDETKGFKFISYAVWWIRQSILQAIAEQSRIVRLPLNQVGSLSKISKAFSKLEQEYEREPSPEELADILETTVDKISDTLSNSGRHVSMDAPFVQGEENTLLDVLENHEPNTDSSLINESLSEEIKRSLSTLTEREREIIVLFFGLGSNHPLSLEEIGEKFNLTRERVRQIKDKALQRLRHTSRSKILKSYLG from the coding sequence ATGAGACAACTCAAGATAACGCAATCTATTACCAACCGTGAAAGTCAATCCCTGGATAAGTATTTACACGAAATTGGTAAAGTAGATTTAATAACAGCAGAAGAGGAAGTAATTTTAGCAAGGAAGATTCGTGAGGGCGATCAGGCAGCATTAGAGCGATTGACTAAAACCAACTTACGTTTCGTTGTATCTGTTGCAAAACAATATCAAAATCAAGGTTTAACTTTAGGAGACTTAATTAACGAAGGTAACCTGGGTTTGATTAAAGCGGCGAAACGTTTTGATGAGACCAAAGGTTTCAAATTCATTTCTTATGCCGTTTGGTGGATCCGTCAGTCTATTTTGCAGGCAATTGCTGAGCAGAGCCGTATTGTTCGTTTACCTTTAAACCAGGTAGGATCATTAAGCAAAATCAGTAAAGCTTTCTCTAAATTAGAGCAAGAATACGAACGTGAACCTTCTCCGGAGGAACTGGCTGACATTTTAGAAACAACTGTGGATAAAATTTCGGATACGTTAAGTAATTCAGGCCGTCACGTATCAATGGATGCTCCTTTCGTTCAAGGTGAAGAAAACACTTTATTAGATGTTTTGGAAAACCACGAGCCGAACACAGATAGTTCACTGATCAACGAATCATTGTCAGAAGAAATTAAACGTTCTTTATCTACCTTAACAGAAAGAGAAAGAGAAATTATCGTTTTATTCTTCGGTTTAGGTTCTAACCACCCACTTTCTTTAGAGGAAATTGGTGAGAAATTTAACTTAACACGCGAACGTGTTCGTCAGATTAAAGATAAAGCGCTACAACGCTTACGTCATACTTCAAGAAGTAAAATCTTAAAATCTTATTTAGGATAA